One part of the Vicia villosa cultivar HV-30 ecotype Madison, WI linkage group LG6, Vvil1.0, whole genome shotgun sequence genome encodes these proteins:
- the LOC131610410 gene encoding syntaxin-42-like, translating into MATRNRTSEFRKYRDTVKSLRTPLSSSASASSGGPVIEMVNSSLLRSNNGSSYTPLSTQDPGPSSSSDAFTAGMPPDWVDDSEEIATNIQRAKVKMSELTKAHAKALMPSFGDGKDDQRQIETLTREITALIRKSEVRLKKLSAGRGSSEESNVRKNVQRSLATDLQSLSMDLRRKQSAYLKRLQKQQEGYDGIDLEINFNGSKSGLQDDEFDDVGFSEAQMTKLKKNEHISAEREREIDQVASSVHELAQIMKDLSVLVIDQGTIVDRIDYNIQSVATTVEEGFKQLQKAERTQKKGGMITCATVLVIMCFVMLVLLIIKEIIF; encoded by the exons ATGGCGACGAGAAACCGAACTTCAGAGTTCAGAAAGTACAGAGACACCGTCAAAAGCTTACGCACTCCTCTTTCTTCATCAGCTTCCGCTTCTTCCGGTGGTCCTGTCATCGAAATGGTTAACAGTTCGCTTCTTCGTTCCAATAACGGATCTTCTTATACTCCTCTCAGTACGCAAGACCCTGGTCCATCCTCCTCTAG TGATGCGTTTACTGCGGGTATGCCGCCAGATTGGGTGGATGATTCTGAAGAAATAGCTACGAATATACAACGGGCGAAGGTTAAAATGTCTGAGTTAACTAAAGCTCATGCAAAGGCTTTAATGCCTTCTTTTGGCGATGGTAAAGACGATCAGCGGCAGATTGAGACTCTAACTCGGGAAATTACGGCTCTCATTAGAAAGTCTGAAGTGAGGCTGAAAAAACTCTCTGCTGGTAGAGGATCTTCTGAGGAATCTAATGTCAGAAAAAATGTGCAG CGTTCACTTGCTACAGACCTTCAGAGCCTGTCAATGGACCTCCGGAGGAAGCAGTCAGCATATTTGAAACGTTTGCAGAAACAACAAGAG GGTTATGATGGGATTGACTTGGAGATTAACTTTAACGGGAGTAAATCTGGATTGCAggatgatgaatttgatgatgtg GGTTTTAGCGAAGCGCAAATGACAAAGCTAAAGAAAAACGAGCACATCTCAgcggaaagagaaagagaaattgATCAG GTCGCTAGTTCCGTCCACGAACTTGCTCAGATCATGAAGGATCTCTCTGTCCTTGTTATAGACCAG GGAACAATTGTAGATAGAATCGACTACAACATTCAGAGTGTTGCTACAACTGTCGAGGAGGGCTTTAAGCAGTTACAAAAG GCGGAAAGAACACAGAAAAAAGGAGGGATGATTACATGTGCAACCGTGCTTGTTATAATGTGCTTTGTCATGCTAGTTCTGTTGATAATCAAGGAGATAATTTTCTAG
- the LOC131610411 gene encoding cellulose synthase-like protein D5 — translation MVNTSSSSPVKITVSSGGKTGGTRRRSIGLTSPQPRPSVSNNNNNDNNNPNSPLNNRSNRLSTGISTGRRLSAGGNYSDATEETTTEYVSYTVHIPPTPDRMPLSSSQTSLPEENARNNTDYISGTIFTGGFNSVTRGHVIECSDNRDDNPPLKSKLICGMKGCDEDAIKGCTCECGFKICRDCYKECCGNGNGNGYGNRGGGGKCPGCKEPYNNVSDEEEEEEEEEVSECEDQALPLPSMAEFKLDKRLSLVKSFKAQNHPQDFDHTRWLFETKGTYGYGNAVWPKDGYGSNGYEPPPDFGKKSRRPLTRKVGVSAAILSPYRLLILMRLAALGLFLTWRIRHRNHEAMWLWGMSVTCELWFAFSWLLDQLPKLCPVNRVTDLAVLKDRFESPNLRNPKGRSDLPGIDVFVSTADPEKEPPLVTANTILSILAVDYPVEKVACYLSDDGGALLTFEALAETASFARVWVPFCKKHQIEPRNPEAYFGQKRDFLKNKVRLDFVRERRRVKREYDEFKVRINSLPESIRRRSDAYNAHEELRAKKKQMETGSDISDLIKVPRATWMSDGSHWPGTWPSAEPDHSRGDHAGIIQAMLAPPNVEPEYGTEADGENLIDSTDVDVRLPMLVYVSREKRPGYDHNKKAGAMNALVRTSAIMSNGPFILNLDCDHYIYNSLAIREGMCFMLDRGGDRICYVQFPQRFEGIDPSDRYANHNTVFFDVSMRALDGLQGPMYVGTGCIFRRTALYGFSPPRASEHHGWFGRRKIKLFLRKPKVSKKEEDEVCVPINCDHNDDDADIESLLLPKRFGNSTSLVASIPVAEYQGRLLQDSKGNGTQGRPAGSLAVPREPLDAATVAEAISVISCYYEDKTEWGKRVGWIYGSVTEDVVTGYRMHNRGWRSVYCVTKRDAFRGTAPINLTDRLHQVLRWATGSVEIFFSRNNALLASPRMKFLQRVAYFNVGMYPFTSMFLIVYCFLPALSLFSGQFIVQSLSVTFLVFLLGITVTLCLLALLEIKWSGITLHDWWRNEQFWLIGGTSAHPAAVLQGLLKVIAGVDISFTLTSKSATPEDGEDEFADLYVVKWSFLMVPPITIMMVNTIAIAVGVARTLYSPFPQWSKLVGGLFFSIWVLCHLYPFAKGLLGRRGKVPTIIYVWSGLLSIIISLLWVYIHPPAGGRPQDFMNFQFP, via the exons ATGGTgaacacttcttcttcttctccggtGAAAATCACCGTCTCCTCCGGCGGCAAAACCGGAGGAACTCGAAGAAGAAGCATCGGTCTAACTAGTCCACAACCACGTCCTTCAGtctccaacaacaacaataacgatAATAACAACCCTAATTCACCTCTCAACAACCGATCTAACCGACTTTCCACTGGAATCAGCACCGGAAGAAGGCTATCAGCTGGTGGAAACTACTCCGATGCTACTGAGGAAACAACTACAGAGTATGTTTCCTACACAGTTCACATTCCTCCTACGCCAGATCGGATGCCGCTTTCGTCTTCTCAAACAAGCCTCCCTGAAGAAAACGCAAGAAACAACACCGATTACATCTCCGGTACTATCTTCACGGGAGGTTTTAACTCCGTCACACGAGGTCATGTCATCGAATGCTCTGACAATCGCGATGATAATCCGCCGTTGAAATCTAAATTGATCTGTGGAATGAAAGGATGCGACGAGGACGCGATTAAGGGCTGTACTTGTGAATGTGGGTTCAAAATTTGTAGAGATTGTTACAAAGAATGCTGtggaaatggaaatggaaatggatatgGAAATCGAGGAGGTGGTGGTAAATGTCCGGGATGTAAAGAACCTTACAACAATGTTAgtgatgaggaagaagaagaggaggaagaagaggTGTCTGAGTGTGAAGATCAGGCTTTACCTTTACCTTCCATGGCGGAATTTAAGCTGGATAAAAGGCTTTCTCTTGTGAAGTCTTTTAAAGCGCAGAATCATCCACAGGATTTTGATCATACTCGTTGGCTCTTTGAAACTAAAGGAACTTATGGTTATGGAAATGCTGTTTGGCCTAAAGATGGATATGGCTCCAATGGATATGAACCTCCTCCGGATTTTGGGAAGAAAAGTAGAAGACCTTTGACTAGGAAAGTTGGGGTTTCAGCTGCAATTCTTAGTCCTTATAG GTTGCTAATTTTGATGCGACTTGCTGCACTTGGTTTGTTTCTTACATGGAGGATTCGACACCGGAACCATGAGGCGATGTGGTTGTGGGGAATGTCGGTGACTTGTGAGCTATGGTTTGCATTTTCATGGCTTCTTGATCAGCTTCCTAAGCTGTGTCCAGTGAACAGAGTTACCGATTTGGCTGTTTTGAAAGATCGGTTTGAGTCGCCGAATCTGCGGAATCCGAAAGGGAGGTCTGATCTCCCTGGAATTGATGTCTTTGTTTCCACAGCAGATCCTGAAAAGGAGCCACCTCTTGTAACTGCAAACACCATTTTATCTATTCTTGCAGTTGATTATCCGGTGGAGAAAGTTGCTTGTTATTTGTCTGATGATGGTGGAGCTCTTTTGACATTTGAAGCTCTTGCAGAGACTGCTAGTTTTGCAAGAGTCTGGGTTCCTTTCTGTAAAAAACACCAAATTGAGCCGAGAAATCCTGAGGCTTATTTCGGTCAGAAGCGCGATTTTCTCAAGAACAAAGTTAGGTTGGACTTTGTTAGGGAGAGGAGAAGGGTGAAGAGGGAATATGATGAATTCAAAGTGAGGATCAATTCCTTGCCTGAATCTATAAGGAGAAGATCAGAtgcttacaatgctcacgaggagtTACGAGCCAAGAAGAAACAGATGGAAACAGGTTCTGATATTTCCGACCTCATTAAGGTCCCTAGAGCAACTTGGATGTCTGATGGTTCTCATTGGCCTGGAACTTGGCCATCAGCAGAACCTGACCACTCTAGAGGTGACCATGCTGGTATAATCCAG GCAATGTTGGCTCCACCAAATGTAGAACCAGAATATGGCACAGAAGCTGATGGAGAGAACTTGATTGACTCAACAGATGTTGATGTTAGGTTGCCAATGCTTGTTTACGTGTCTCGTGAGAAAAGGCCGGGATACGATCACAATAAGAAAGCTGGCGCCATGAACGCTCTTGTTCGAACTAGTGCCATCATGTCCAATGGACCTTTCATTCTCAATCTTGACTGTGATCATTACATCTACAACTCATTAGCCATCAGAGAAGGTATGTGCTTTATGCTCGACAGAGGCGGTGACAGGATATGTTATGTTCAATTCCCTCAAAGGTTTGAAGGTATTGACCCTAGCGATCGATACGCAAATCACAACACGGTTTTCTTTGATGTGAGCATGAGAGCTCTTGATGGCTTACAAGGTCCAATGTATGTTGGAACTGGCTGCATATTCAGAAGAACAGCTCTGTATGGTTTTAGTCCACCTAGAGCTTCTGAACATCATGGATGGTTTGGAAGGAGGAAAATTAAGTTGTTTTTGAGAAAACCTAAGGTGtcaaaaaaggaagaagatgaagtttgtgtgCCAATCAACTGCGATCACAACGATGACGATGCAGATATAGAATCCTTGCTTCTTCCAAAAAGGTTTGGAAATTCTACTTCTCTGGTTGCTTCCATTCCAGTAGCAGAATATCAAGGAAGGTTGCTTCAAGATTCAAAAGGAAATGGAACACAAGGAAGGCCTGCAGGTTCTCTTGCCGTGCCTCGCGAACCGTTAGATGCTGCTACTGTTGCTGAGGCAATTAGTGTCATTTCTTGTTACTATGAGGATAAAACTGAGTGGGGGAAAAGAGTAGGATGGATATATGGTTCAGTCACAGAAGATGTTGTGACAGGTTACAGAATGCACAACAGAGGGTGGAGATCAGTTTACTGTGTGACAAAAAGAGATGCATTTAGAGGAACAGCTCCAATCAATTTAACAGACAGGCTACACCAAGTGCTTCGTTGGGCAACAGGGTCCGTTGAGATCTTCTTTTCAAGGAACAACGCGTTATTGGCGAGTCCTAGAATGAAATTCTTGCAAAGGGTAGCATATTTCAATGTTGGAATGTACCCTTTCACTTCAATGTTTCTGATTGTGTATTGCTTCCTACCCGCATTATCCTTATTCTCAGGACAGTTTATAGTCCAATCTCTCAGTGTAACCTTTCTAGTGTTCTTGCTTGGAATCACAGTCACACTATGCTTACTTGCACTTCTCGAGATCAAGTGGTCAGGTATCACACTACATGATTGGTGGAGAAATGAGCAGTTTTGGTTAATCGGTGGAACGAGCGCACACCCTGCAGCTGTTTTACAAGGCTTGCTGAAGGTAATTGCAGGAGTAGACATCTCATTCACACTGACATCAAAGTCAGCAACCCCAGAAGATGGAGAAGATGAGTTTGCTGATCTTTATGTAGTGAAATGGAGCTTTCTAATGGTTCCTCCAATCACAATTATGATGGTGAATACTATTGCTATTGCTGTGGGAGTAGCCAGGACTCTCTATAGTCCATTTCCGCAATGGAGTAAACTGGTCGGAGGATTGTTTTTCAGCATTTGGGTTCTGTGTCATCTTTATCCTTTTGCAAAAGGGCTTTTGGGAAGAAGAGGAAAGGTTCCAACAATTATCTACGTTTGGTCTGGTTTACTGTCAATTATTATTTCTTTGCTTTGGGTTTATATTCACCCTCCTGCTGGTGGAAGACCACAAGATTTCATGAATTTTCAGTTCCCTTGA
- the LOC131612695 gene encoding uncharacterized protein LOC131612695, with amino-acid sequence MKSRKIDSFFKRRERDEEDFTPIPEPQRVLENPRIEENVNRVCSDDIESSLERDPGKRPSMWEYNVNQMDEIRRAYLKWGPYQMNLEQYPLSGKEDHQRRFQHAWFSLFPSWLEYSPSEDAAYCLPCYLFSKRPSGRPGSDVFISTSFRGWKKVRNGKNCAFLKHIGKDPCSPHNNAMKACQDLLNQDGHIRNIVQAQSSIDIMKNRLRLKTSIDTVRWLTFQACAFRGHDESTTSLNQGNFLELIKLLACYNDEVAKVVLENAPSNSKYTSHLIQKEILHILSSKVKKYIREEIGDSKFCIIVDEARDESKKEQMSLVLRFVDKDGFIQERFFGLARVNDTTSLTLKQKVCDILSLHNLDVSNIRGQGYDGASNMRGEWNGLQALFMKDCPYAYYVHCFAHRLQLALVTASREVKPIHQFFEKLTLVVNVVCSSTKRHDELQASQLDEIEHLLEIGEIVTGKGENQIGTLKRAGDTRWGSHFSSISSLINMYEATCSVSRKFAKEGLSYASRGDADSAYNYLKSFDFIFILHLMKEIMGITNVLCQALQRQSQDVVNAMHLVCSTKTLIQELREIGWNELFATMKSFCEKHNIEIPDLNDVHSTTRFGRSRLEENQVTIEHYFRVEIFFTTIDKQLQELNNRFSEQAIDLLTLSCALAPTDNYKAFNLDTICTLVEKYYPMDFNEQEKINLKFQLRHFIIDARQASSLNNLSTIQELCSSLEQKKSSKTTLKKERREYLIDRLLRLIMTLPVSTATTERSFSAMKIIKTRLRNKMEADFLGDSMTVNIEREIAASIDSETIIDDFKLLKTRRALL; translated from the exons ATGAAGAGTAGAAAAATTGATTCTTTTttcaagaggagagaaagagacgAAGAGGATTTCACACCTATCCCCGAACCTCAAAGAGTTCTTGAGAATCCAAGAATTGAAGAAAACGTTAATAGAGTTTGTTCGGATGACATTGAGAGTTCTTTAGAACGCGATCCTGGAAAACGTCCTTCAATGTGGGAATATAATGTAAATCAAATGGATGAAATACGAAGAGCTTATTTAAAGTGGGGTCCATATCAAATGAATTTAGAGCAATATCCATTATCtggtaaagaagatcatcaaagaCGCTTTCAACACGCTTGGtttagcctttttccttcatgGTTAGAATATTCACCTTCAGAAGATGCTGCTTATTGCTTACCATGTTATCTTTTTAGCAAAAGACCAAGTGGGCGTCCTGGTTCTGATGTCTTCATTTCTACAAGTTTTAGAGGTTGGAAGAAAGTTAGAAATGGAAAGAATTGTGCATTTCTTAAACACATAGGGAAAGATCCTTGTTCACCACATAACAATGCTATGAAAGCTTGTCAAGACTTGTTGAATCAAGATGGTCACATTAGGAATATTGTTCAAGCTCAAAGTTCAATTGATATAATGAAGAATCGCCTACGTCTCAAGACTTCAATTGACACTGTTCGTTGGTTAACTTTTCAAGCGTGTGCTTTTAGAGGTCATGATGAAAGTACAACATCATTAAATCAAGGTAATTTTCTTGAATTGATAAAACTCTTAGCATGTTATAATGATGAAGTTGCAAAAGTTGTGTTGGAAAATGCTCCATCTAATAGCAAGTATACTTCACATCTAATTCAAAAAGAGATCTTGCACATTCTTTCAAGTAAGGTGAAAAAGTATATCCGTGAAGAAATTGGTGATTCCAAATTTTGTATAATTGTAGATGAAGCGCGTGATGAATCTAAAAAAGAGCAAATGTCTCTTGTTTTGAGATTTGTTGATAAAGATGGTTTTATACAAGAGAGATTTTTTGGCCTTGCACGTGTTAATGACACTACATCTTTAACTCTTAAGCAAAAAGTTTGTGATATACTTTCTCTGCATAATCTTGATGTCTCTAACATTCGTGGTCAAGGGTATGATGGTGCTAGCAATATGAGAGGAGAGTGGAACGGTTTACAAGCACTCTTTATGAAGGATTGTCCTTATGCATATTATGTTCATTGTTTTGCTCATCGGTTGCAACTTGCTTTGGTTACTGCATCAAGAGAAGTTAAACCAATTCATCAATTCTTTGAGAAGTTGACTTTAGTTGTCAATGTTGTTTGTTCTTCTACAAAGCGCCATGATGAGTTACAAGCTTCCCAATTAGATGAAATTGAACATTTATTAGAGATTGGTGAGATTGTAACGGGTAAAGGTGAAAATCAAATTGGTACTTTGAAGCGAGCAGGGGATACTCGTTGGGGATCACATTTCTCTTCTATTTCTAGCTTGATAAATATGTATGAAGCAACTTGTTCTGTTTCAAGAAAATTTGCAAAGGAAGGGTTAAGTTATGCTTCACGTGGAGATGCAGATAGTGCTTATaattatttgaagtcatttgatttcATATTCATATTGCATTTGATGAAAGAAATTATGGGGATCACAAATGTTCTTTGTCAAGCTTTACAACGACAATCTCAGGATGTAGTTAATGCTATGCATTTGGTTTGTTCAACAAAAACTCTTATTCAAGAATTAAGAGAAATTGGTTGGAATGAGTTGTTTGCTACTATGAAGTCTTTTTGTGAAAAACATAATATTGAGATTCCTGATCTTAATGATGTCCATTCAACAACAAGATTTGGTCGTTCTCGTCTTGAAGAAAATCAGGTAACCATTGAGCATTATTTTAGAGTTGAAATATTTTTCACTACCATTGACAAACAATTGCAAGAGTTGAATAACAGATTTAGTGAGCAAGCGATTGATTTGTTAACTTTAAGTTGCGCTTTGGCTCCAACGGATAATTACAAGGCTTTTAATCTTGATACCATTTGCACTCTAGTTGAAAAATATTATCCTATGGACTTCAATGAGCAAGAGAAgattaatttgaaatttcaacTTCGGCATTTTATTATTGACGCTCGTCAAGCATCAAGTTTGAATAATTTGTCAACTATTCAAGAATTATGTTCATCTTTG gaacaaaaaaaatcttctaaaacgacacttaaaaaggaacggagggagtatttgatTGATAGACTGCTTCGCCTTATTATGACCCTCCCTGTATCTACAGCAACTACAGAAAGATCTTTTTCAGCAATGAAAATCATCAAGACAAGGTTGAGAAACAAAATGGAAGCTGATTTTCTAGGAGATAGCATGACGGTTAACATTGAAAGAGAAATTGCTGCAAGTATTGATTCTGAGACTATTATTGATGATTTCAAGCTACTCAAAACTCGTAGAGCATTACTTTAA
- the LOC131610412 gene encoding probable galacturonosyltransferase-like 7, protein MQWIIRFSRFFSAAMLVIFLSPSLQSYPPAEAIRSSYHIPHDYRFSFRNSPSFHNADECDSVSDKISVCDPSLVHVAITLDIDYLRGSIAAVHSILRHAFCPESIFFHFLVTDTNLEALVQSTFPELKFKVYYFDPSVVKGLISSSVRQALEQPLNYARNYLADLLESCVRRVIYLDSDLVVVDDVAKLWGTDLGVKTIGAPEYCHANFTKYFTAGFWSEKGFAATFEGRKVCYFNTGVMVMDLVRWRKEGYTKKIEKWMEIQKSERIYELGSLPPFLLVFAGRVAGIEHRWNQHGLGGDNVKGSCRDLHAGPVSLLHWSGSGKPWIRLDSRNPCPLDALWAPFDLYEHGHGLGHGHIHESSSS, encoded by the coding sequence ATGCAGTGGATTATAAGATTCTCACGGTTTTTCTCAGCCGCAATGTTGGTAATCTTTCTCTCTCCTTCTCTCCAATCCTATCCTCCCGCCGAAGCGATTCGATCTTCCTATCATATCCCTCACGATTACCGATTCTCGTTCCGGAATTCGCCTTCTTTCCATAATGCCGATGAATGCGATTCGGTTTCAGATAAAATCAGTGTTTGTGACCCTAGTTTGGTTCATGTTGCGATAACCCTAGATATTGACTACTTACGCGGTTCAATCGCGGCGGTTCATTCGATTCTGCGTCACGCTTTTTGTCCGGAGAGTATTTTCTTTCACTTCCTTGTGACAGACACGAATCTGGAGGCGTTGGTTCAGTCGACTTTCCCGGAGTTGAAGTTCAAGGTTTATTACTTCGATCCGAGTGTTGTGAAGGGTTTGATTTCGAGTTCGGTGAGGCAGGCGTTGGAGCAACCGTTGAATTACGCGAGGAATTATCTGGCGGATCTGTTGGAGAGTTGTGTGAGGAGAGTGATTTATTTGGACTCAGATCTTGTTGTTGTGGATGATGTTGCGAAGCTTTGGGGTACGGATTTGGGGGTGAAGACGATAGGGGCGCCGGAGTATTGTCATGCGAATTTTACGAAGTATTTCACGGCGGGGTTTTGGTCGGAGAAAGGTTTTGCGGCGACGTTTGAGGGGAGGAAGGTTTGTTACTTCAATACTGGAGTGATGGTTATGGATCTGGTGCGGTGGAGGAAAGAAGGGTACACGAAGAAGatagaaaaatggatggagattcaGAAGAGTGAGAGGATCTATGAGCTTGGTTCTCTGCCACCGTTTTTGCTGGTTTTTGCAGGACGTGTGGCGGGGATTGAACACCGGTGGAATCAACATGGTTTGGGTGGTGATAATGTGAAGGGTAGTTGCAGAGATTTGCATGCTGGGCCTGTGAGTTTGCTGCATTGGTCTGGGAGTGGGAAGCCATGGATTCGACTTGATTCTAGAAACCCTTGTCCTCTTGATGCTCTTTGGGCACCGTTTGATTTGTATGAACACGGGCACGGACTCGGACATGGACACATTCatgaatcatcatcatcatag
- the LOC131614958 gene encoding uncharacterized protein LOC131614958, giving the protein MEGITSSMKKSFNKYWKRRKGYQRVIKSSRKRNTVRLGGESTTGTKRKWRIKISPKIKIPAISSPKKWMVWMRDSYVRMMVALANSKVVKMGSLGDPTGGFGRNQQPKEYDSKMIVHMYNSFVVSQGHLGSKLGSTTTLANGNQLL; this is encoded by the coding sequence ATGGAAGGCATCACATCCAGCATGAAAAAAAGTTTCAACAAATACTGGAAGAGAAGAAAGGGATACCAAAGAGTGATCAAATCGAGTCGAAAGCGGAACACGGTGAGGCTAGGAGGAGAATCAACCACCGGAACAAAGAGGAAATGGAGGATCAAAATCTCGCCGAAGATCAAAATTCCAGCAATCTCTTCCCCTAAGAAATGGATGGTGTGGATGAGAGACTCCTACGTGAGGATGATGGTGGCTTTGGCTAACTCCAAGGTGGTGAAAATGGGGAGCTTGGGTGACCCTACTGGTGGATTTGGGAGGAATCAGCAACCTAAGGAGTATGATAGTAAAATGATTGTTCATATGTATAATTCGTTTGTTGTGTCTCAGGGACATTTAGGTTCGAAATTGGGTTCAACAACTACTTTGGCAAACGGGAACCAATTACTATAG